Proteins from a genomic interval of Zingiber officinale cultivar Zhangliang unplaced genomic scaffold, Zo_v1.1 ctg68, whole genome shotgun sequence:
- the LOC122037613 gene encoding NADH-ubiquinone oxidoreductase chain 4-like, with the protein MDSSSRSGYPLPLRPSTTGQFRFGATPYSTIIIGVWGSRQRKIKAAYQFFLYTSIGSVLMLLAILLILFQTGTTDLQRLLTTEFSERRQIFLWIAFFASFAVKVPMVPVHIWLPEAHVEAPTAGSVILAGILLKLGTYGFFRFSIPMFPEATLCLTPFIYTLSAIAIIYTSLTTLRQIDLKKIIAYSSVAHMNLVTIGMFSRAAALRSPILSYGHRSKAKTCVPGVRPIILLAIGEIK; encoded by the exons ATGGATTCCTCGTCAA GGAGTGGCTACCCACTTCCGCTTCGACCAAGCACCACCGGTCAATTCCGCTTTGGGGCCACCCCTTACTCTACCATTATAATTGGGGTATGGGGTTCGAGACAAAGAAAGATCAAGGCAGCATATCAGTTTTTCCTATATACTTCTATTGGATCCGTTTTGATGCTATTAGCTATTCTGTTGATTCTTTTCCAAACAGGAACCACCGATTTACAAAGATTATTAACTACAGAATTTAGTGAGCGGCGCCAAATCTTTCTATGGATTGCTTTTTTCGCCTCTTTCGCCGTCAAAGTGCCTATGGTACCAGTTCATATTTGGTTACCCGAAGCCCATGTGGAGGCACCTACGGCTGGATCCGTCATCTTGGCAGGAATTCTTTTAAAATTGGGAACCTACGGGTTTTTCAGATTTTCAATACCCATGTTTCCCGAAGCGACACTTTGTTTGACTCCTTTCATTTATACTCTAAGCGCGATTGCTATAATATATACTTCCTTGACCACTTTAAGACAGATCGATCTTAAGAAGATCATTGCCTACTCCTCAGTAGCCCATATGAATCTGGTGACTATTGGTATGTTTAGTCGGGCGGCGGCCCTTAGGTCACCTATTTTGAGTTATGGACACAGAAGCAAGGCCAAAACATGTGTGCCGGGCGTGCGACCCATCATCCTACTAGCAATAGGGGAGATCAAATAG